The Candidatus Micrarchaeia archaeon genomic interval CCCCGCTGTTCCAGTACGGCGTGAACAAGTTCAGGGTGCACGGCCTGCCGCTCCCCAAGGACGGGGTTACGGGGCTCATAGGGAGGAACGGGATAGGGAAAACAACTTCCCTGAAAATACTCACCAAGCAGCTTATTCCTAATTTCGGCATAGCTTCGAGGAAGAAGCTGGATGAAGCAGAGGTGCTTGCGAAGCTCACCATGGACCAGAGGAGGTACTGGGAGGCGATGGGCTCCACCCAGAAGGCGAGCTACAAGCCGCAGAACATCTCGCAGATAAGCGAGATGTTCAAGGGGACCGTGAAGACGCTGCTCTCGAAATTCCAGGAAGGCAGGATGGACGAGGCGATTGAGAAGTTCGGGCTGGAGAAGATAATGGGCAGGAGGCTCAGCCAGCTTTCCGGGGGGGAATTGCAGAAGGTCGCGATAGCGGTCGCGTACGTGAAGGACGCGGACATCTACTTTTTCGACGAGCCTACTAATTATTTGGACATAGCCGAGAGGATGCGCATAGCGGTCGTGCTCAAGGATTTTTCGGAAAGCAGGAGGATAATGCTCGCGGAGCACGATCTGGCAATACTGGATTACGCGAGCGATTACGTTTACCTTTTCTGGGGCGACGAGAGCGTCTACGGGATGGTTTCCAGCGTGAAGAACGTGCGGAGCGGCATAAACGAATACCTCTCGGGCTTCCTGAAGGACGAGAACACCAAGTTCAGGGAGTACGAGATAAAATTCAGCAGGTTCAGCGAGAGCGAGCGGAAGAGGCCGGTGCGGTTCACTTACCCGGCGCTCGGAAAAAAATACACGGGGTTCGGGCTTTCGTGCGAAGCAGGAGACGTGAGGGAAGGGGAGATAGTGGGGATAGTGGGGAGGAACGCGCTCGGAAAATCAACGTTCGTGAAGATGCTGGCCGGGGTGGAGAAGCCGGACGAAGGGGAAGGCGGGAAGTTCAGGGTTTCCTACAAGCCCCAGTACATCAAGGCCGAGGAAGGCGTCGGGGTGGAGCAGCTGTTCGAGAAGAAGCAGCTGAATCAGCAGGTGCTCGAGGAGTGCAAACGCAGGCTCGGCGTGAACCGGCTGATGCTCAAGAGGCTGGAGGACCTTTCCGGAGGGGAGCTGCAGAAGGTCGCGATAACGCTCGCGCTCAGCACGGAAGCGGAAATCTACCTGCTGGACGAGCCTTCTGCGTTCCTGGATATAGAGCAGAGGCTCAACCTCGCTGACCTTTTGCGCACGATATTCTCGGATTCGCAAAAAAGTGCGTTCATAGTTGACCACGACGTGGTGTTCATAGACGCGGTCTCCTCGCGCCTGATAGTTTTTGACGGGGAGCAGAGCGTGAAAGGCCATGCGTCGGCGCCGATGGCCAAGAGGGACGGGATGAACTCTTTCCTGGAGCTGGTGCAGGTCACCATGCGCAGGGACAAGGAGAGCAACAGGCCCAGGATAAACAAGCCCGGGAGCGTGCTGGACAGGGAGCAGAAAGCCAGC includes:
- a CDS encoding ribosome biogenesis/translation initiation ATPase RLI, whose protein sequence is MDKKAMVEMTRIAVIDRDLCTNIKCGYVCEKVCPVNRMGKECIKTEENGVYPVISEPLCIGCGICVKKCPVQCISIINLKEEIGSPLFQYGVNKFRVHGLPLPKDGVTGLIGRNGIGKTTSLKILTKQLIPNFGIASRKKLDEAEVLAKLTMDQRRYWEAMGSTQKASYKPQNISQISEMFKGTVKTLLSKFQEGRMDEAIEKFGLEKIMGRRLSQLSGGELQKVAIAVAYVKDADIYFFDEPTNYLDIAERMRIAVVLKDFSESRRIMLAEHDLAILDYASDYVYLFWGDESVYGMVSSVKNVRSGINEYLSGFLKDENTKFREYEIKFSRFSESERKRPVRFTYPALGKKYTGFGLSCEAGDVREGEIVGIVGRNALGKSTFVKMLAGVEKPDEGEGGKFRVSYKPQYIKAEEGVGVEQLFEKKQLNQQVLEECKRRLGVNRLMLKRLEDLSGGELQKVAITLALSTEAEIYLLDEPSAFLDIEQRLNLADLLRTIFSDSQKSAFIVDHDVVFIDAVSSRLIVFDGEQSVKGHASAPMAKRDGMNSFLELVQVTMRRDKESNRPRINKPGSVLDREQKASGEYYYQTE